A stretch of the Vigna radiata var. radiata cultivar VC1973A chromosome 7, Vradiata_ver6, whole genome shotgun sequence genome encodes the following:
- the LOC106765633 gene encoding uncharacterized protein LOC106765633 isoform X3: protein MSPAAELQCLCRLIDDYLRPYTAFPMPQEPWASVSISKEKEKEILIASSQVVTKIKLRIREFGSSAEVKRAPDEEQWCGSNQHSSVDQCLPKIVTEMMVLLTVKSEFIQHVAVNALSLTSRFVHITGNNWVRFIHFLCCWLEMAITKMISCSSGPSSGTENSEFDSSDVEFLMQYGIKDFDWSTVAGVLRVLRVICKYLEEEDYDDGLVKVYHDSVNSFLLKMPRDLLDKFRSGEFGSMKNSSSINQVHLNKFSVMEPVMIFLGTFLQFLCSLVDRNDLVETDCDSIDKHPLFITIVNLVPRLAKWCLRKQEDNAEKCIINYLNHKLLILMIRLGSLTGLDCRIPFSWIELLHNYFEEFLQQPLTQFHSDQINCLEGSPFLVSLSDGEASLTHSDHLQRQAVYLLLACSFSLISQRGENANHCTCSTLTSCFTTNPDSEHDHFCMKKGFLELYKWIQRHLPSSISTNHDNYLEICMDFMSSFLQLYLREIHYDHQVLLDYLISKDTGISCAKYLLRCLQLICNSWKLFVEFPLFGEFLDQSSCKRRKIVGDGLQLVADGMPTSVDNSGSTMLVIKNYKEDNGCGFKRYNIKPFKKAAECLLSLNNSVYNLHQKKLFPYNPEVLLKRLRRFQEFCSQEKGSHGLKTE from the exons ATGTCTCCGGCTGCTGAACTTCAGTGTCTCTGCCGTCTCATCGACGACTATCTCCGGCCCTACACG GCTTTCCCCATGCCTCAGGAACCATGGGCCTCTGTCTCCATTTCcaaagagaaggagaaggagattCTAATCGCTTCTTCTCAG gtCGTGACAAAAATTAAGCTTCGGATTCGTGAGTTTGGTTCTTCTGCAGAGGTGAAACGTGCTCCCGACGAAGAGCAGTGGTGCGGTTCGAACCAGCATTCGTCCGTCGATCAATGTCTGCCTAAAATCGTCACTGAGATG ATGGTTTTGTTGACTGTGAAGAGCGAGTTTATTCAACACGTGGCTGTCAACGCTCTTTCCTTAACTTCACGGTTTGTGCACATAACG GGGAACAATTGGGTGAGgttcattcattttttatgcTGTTGGTTGGAAATGGCGATCACTAAGATGATCTCATGTTCGTCTGGGCCTTCTTCTGGAACTGAGAATAGTGAATTTGATAGTTCTGATGTTGAGTTTCTGATGCAATATGGGATTAAGGATTTTGATTGGTCTACTGTGGCTGGTGTTCTCCGAGTCCTGCGtgttatatgtaaatatttagaGGAGGAGGACTATGATGATGGCCTTGTCAAAGTGTACCATGACTCTGTCAACTCCTTTCTTTTAAAGATGCCGCGGGATTTGTTGGACAAGTTCCGGAGTGGTGAGTTTGGTAGCATGAAAAACAGCTCTTCTATCAATCAAGTGCACCTCAATAAGTTCAGTGTTATGGAGCCTGTTATGATTTTTCTTGGGACTTTTCTTCAGTTTCTATGCTCCTTGGTTGACCGGAATGATCTAGTGGAAACTGATTGTGATTCTATTGATAAACATCCACTTTTTATTACAATAGTGAATCTTGTACCTAGACTTGCAAAATGGTGTCTCCGCAAGCAAGAAGATAATGCTGAGAAATGCATCATTAATTACTTGAATCACAAGCTGCTG ATCCTGATGATCAGACTTGGTTCACTTACAGGTCTAGACTGTCGAATCCCTTTTTCTTGGATTGAACTCCTTCATAACTATTTTGAAGAGTTTTTGCAGCAACCCTTAACTCAATTTCACTCTGATCAAATTAATTGTCTGGAAGGCTCTCCATTTTTAGTGAGTTTGTCTGATGGAGAAGCAAGTTTGACACATTCTGACCACCTACAAAGACAAGCTGTTTACCTCTTACTGGCTTGTTCTTTCAGTTTGATCAGTCAAAGAGGAGAAAATGCAAACCACTGTACTTGTTCAACTTTGACCTCCTGTTTCACCACTAACCCAGATTCAGAGCATGATCACTTCTGCATGAAAAAGGGATTTCTAGAACTTTACAAGTGGATTCAAAGACATCTTCCTAGTTCAATCTCCACTAACCATGATAATTACTTGGAGATATGTATGGACTTCATGTCATCTTTCCTCCAGCTATATCTTCGTGAG ATACATTATGATCATCAAGTGCTTCTAGATTATCTCATTTCAAAAGATACTGGAATAAGCTGtgctaaatatcttttaag ATGCTTGCAGTTGATATGCAACTCATGGAAGTTATTTGTGGAATTTCCATTATTTGGAGAATTTTTGGATCAATCATCTtgcaagagaagaaaaattgtaGGGGATGGTCTGCAGTTGGTAGCAGATGGAATGCCTACGTCAGTTGACAACAGTGGAAGTACCATGTTGGTTATCAAGAATTATAAGGAAGATAATGGATGTGGCTTCAAGCGTTACAATATCAAACCATTTAAGAAAGCTGCTGAATGTTTATTATCTTTGAACAATTCTGTTTATAATCTTCATCAAAAGAAGTTGTTTCCTTATAATCCCGAAGTGCTTTTGAAACG TCTAAGAAGATTTCAAGAGTTCTGCTCTCAGGAAAAGGGATCCCATGGACTAAAAACTGAGTAA
- the LOC106765633 gene encoding uncharacterized protein LOC106765633 isoform X1, with protein MSPAAELQCLCRLIDDYLRPYTAFPMPQEPWASVSISKEKEKEILIASSQVVTKIKLRIREFGSSAEVKRAPDEEQWCGSNQHSSVDQCLPKIVTEMMVLLTVKSEFIQHVAVNALSLTSRFVHITGNNWVRFIHFLCCWLEMAITKMISCSSGPSSGTENSEFDSSDVEFLMQYGIKDFDWSTVAGVLRVLRVICKYLEEEDYDDGLVKVYHDSVNSFLLKMPRDLLDKFRSGEFGSMKNSSSINQVHLNKFSVMEPVMIFLGTFLQFLCSLVDRNDLVETDCDSIDKHPLFITIVNLVPRLAKWCLRKQEDNAEKCIINYLNHKLLILMIRLGSLTGLDCRIPFSWIELLHNYFEEFLQQPLTQFHSDQINCLEGSPFLVSLSDGEASLTHSDHLQRQAVYLLLACSFSLISQRGENANHCTCSTLTSCFTTNPDSEHDHFCMKKGFLELYKWIQRHLPSSISTNHDNYLEICMDFMSSFLQLYLREDDLLFEVLLLLFSISSCLQQQSERKDATYQDVMKDFPFALSDIINPVYHFHLFLCEIHYDHQVLLDYLISKDTGISCAKYLLRCLQLICNSWKLFVEFPLFGEFLDQSSCKRRKIVGDGLQLVADGMPTSVDNSGSTMLVIKNYKEDNGCGFKRYNIKPFKKAAECLLSLNNSVYNLHQKKLFPYNPEVLLKRLRRFQEFCSQEKGSHGLKTE; from the exons ATGTCTCCGGCTGCTGAACTTCAGTGTCTCTGCCGTCTCATCGACGACTATCTCCGGCCCTACACG GCTTTCCCCATGCCTCAGGAACCATGGGCCTCTGTCTCCATTTCcaaagagaaggagaaggagattCTAATCGCTTCTTCTCAG gtCGTGACAAAAATTAAGCTTCGGATTCGTGAGTTTGGTTCTTCTGCAGAGGTGAAACGTGCTCCCGACGAAGAGCAGTGGTGCGGTTCGAACCAGCATTCGTCCGTCGATCAATGTCTGCCTAAAATCGTCACTGAGATG ATGGTTTTGTTGACTGTGAAGAGCGAGTTTATTCAACACGTGGCTGTCAACGCTCTTTCCTTAACTTCACGGTTTGTGCACATAACG GGGAACAATTGGGTGAGgttcattcattttttatgcTGTTGGTTGGAAATGGCGATCACTAAGATGATCTCATGTTCGTCTGGGCCTTCTTCTGGAACTGAGAATAGTGAATTTGATAGTTCTGATGTTGAGTTTCTGATGCAATATGGGATTAAGGATTTTGATTGGTCTACTGTGGCTGGTGTTCTCCGAGTCCTGCGtgttatatgtaaatatttagaGGAGGAGGACTATGATGATGGCCTTGTCAAAGTGTACCATGACTCTGTCAACTCCTTTCTTTTAAAGATGCCGCGGGATTTGTTGGACAAGTTCCGGAGTGGTGAGTTTGGTAGCATGAAAAACAGCTCTTCTATCAATCAAGTGCACCTCAATAAGTTCAGTGTTATGGAGCCTGTTATGATTTTTCTTGGGACTTTTCTTCAGTTTCTATGCTCCTTGGTTGACCGGAATGATCTAGTGGAAACTGATTGTGATTCTATTGATAAACATCCACTTTTTATTACAATAGTGAATCTTGTACCTAGACTTGCAAAATGGTGTCTCCGCAAGCAAGAAGATAATGCTGAGAAATGCATCATTAATTACTTGAATCACAAGCTGCTG ATCCTGATGATCAGACTTGGTTCACTTACAGGTCTAGACTGTCGAATCCCTTTTTCTTGGATTGAACTCCTTCATAACTATTTTGAAGAGTTTTTGCAGCAACCCTTAACTCAATTTCACTCTGATCAAATTAATTGTCTGGAAGGCTCTCCATTTTTAGTGAGTTTGTCTGATGGAGAAGCAAGTTTGACACATTCTGACCACCTACAAAGACAAGCTGTTTACCTCTTACTGGCTTGTTCTTTCAGTTTGATCAGTCAAAGAGGAGAAAATGCAAACCACTGTACTTGTTCAACTTTGACCTCCTGTTTCACCACTAACCCAGATTCAGAGCATGATCACTTCTGCATGAAAAAGGGATTTCTAGAACTTTACAAGTGGATTCAAAGACATCTTCCTAGTTCAATCTCCACTAACCATGATAATTACTTGGAGATATGTATGGACTTCATGTCATCTTTCCTCCAGCTATATCTTCGTGAG GATGATCTATTGTTTGAAGTGCTTTTACTATTGTTTAGTATATCATCCTGTCTCCAGCAACA GTCTGAAAGAAAGGATGCTACTTATCAAGATGTAATGAAAGATTTTCCTTTTGCGTTGTCAGACATTATTAATCCAGTGTACCATTTCCATCTGTTCCTTTGCGAG ATACATTATGATCATCAAGTGCTTCTAGATTATCTCATTTCAAAAGATACTGGAATAAGCTGtgctaaatatcttttaag ATGCTTGCAGTTGATATGCAACTCATGGAAGTTATTTGTGGAATTTCCATTATTTGGAGAATTTTTGGATCAATCATCTtgcaagagaagaaaaattgtaGGGGATGGTCTGCAGTTGGTAGCAGATGGAATGCCTACGTCAGTTGACAACAGTGGAAGTACCATGTTGGTTATCAAGAATTATAAGGAAGATAATGGATGTGGCTTCAAGCGTTACAATATCAAACCATTTAAGAAAGCTGCTGAATGTTTATTATCTTTGAACAATTCTGTTTATAATCTTCATCAAAAGAAGTTGTTTCCTTATAATCCCGAAGTGCTTTTGAAACG TCTAAGAAGATTTCAAGAGTTCTGCTCTCAGGAAAAGGGATCCCATGGACTAAAAACTGAGTAA
- the LOC106765633 gene encoding uncharacterized protein LOC106765633 isoform X2, with protein sequence MSPAAELQCLCRLIDDYLRPYTEPWASVSISKEKEKEILIASSQVVTKIKLRIREFGSSAEVKRAPDEEQWCGSNQHSSVDQCLPKIVTEMMVLLTVKSEFIQHVAVNALSLTSRFVHITGNNWVRFIHFLCCWLEMAITKMISCSSGPSSGTENSEFDSSDVEFLMQYGIKDFDWSTVAGVLRVLRVICKYLEEEDYDDGLVKVYHDSVNSFLLKMPRDLLDKFRSGEFGSMKNSSSINQVHLNKFSVMEPVMIFLGTFLQFLCSLVDRNDLVETDCDSIDKHPLFITIVNLVPRLAKWCLRKQEDNAEKCIINYLNHKLLILMIRLGSLTGLDCRIPFSWIELLHNYFEEFLQQPLTQFHSDQINCLEGSPFLVSLSDGEASLTHSDHLQRQAVYLLLACSFSLISQRGENANHCTCSTLTSCFTTNPDSEHDHFCMKKGFLELYKWIQRHLPSSISTNHDNYLEICMDFMSSFLQLYLREDDLLFEVLLLLFSISSCLQQQSERKDATYQDVMKDFPFALSDIINPVYHFHLFLCEIHYDHQVLLDYLISKDTGISCAKYLLRCLQLICNSWKLFVEFPLFGEFLDQSSCKRRKIVGDGLQLVADGMPTSVDNSGSTMLVIKNYKEDNGCGFKRYNIKPFKKAAECLLSLNNSVYNLHQKKLFPYNPEVLLKRLRRFQEFCSQEKGSHGLKTE encoded by the exons ATGTCTCCGGCTGCTGAACTTCAGTGTCTCTGCCGTCTCATCGACGACTATCTCCGGCCCTACACG GAACCATGGGCCTCTGTCTCCATTTCcaaagagaaggagaaggagattCTAATCGCTTCTTCTCAG gtCGTGACAAAAATTAAGCTTCGGATTCGTGAGTTTGGTTCTTCTGCAGAGGTGAAACGTGCTCCCGACGAAGAGCAGTGGTGCGGTTCGAACCAGCATTCGTCCGTCGATCAATGTCTGCCTAAAATCGTCACTGAGATG ATGGTTTTGTTGACTGTGAAGAGCGAGTTTATTCAACACGTGGCTGTCAACGCTCTTTCCTTAACTTCACGGTTTGTGCACATAACG GGGAACAATTGGGTGAGgttcattcattttttatgcTGTTGGTTGGAAATGGCGATCACTAAGATGATCTCATGTTCGTCTGGGCCTTCTTCTGGAACTGAGAATAGTGAATTTGATAGTTCTGATGTTGAGTTTCTGATGCAATATGGGATTAAGGATTTTGATTGGTCTACTGTGGCTGGTGTTCTCCGAGTCCTGCGtgttatatgtaaatatttagaGGAGGAGGACTATGATGATGGCCTTGTCAAAGTGTACCATGACTCTGTCAACTCCTTTCTTTTAAAGATGCCGCGGGATTTGTTGGACAAGTTCCGGAGTGGTGAGTTTGGTAGCATGAAAAACAGCTCTTCTATCAATCAAGTGCACCTCAATAAGTTCAGTGTTATGGAGCCTGTTATGATTTTTCTTGGGACTTTTCTTCAGTTTCTATGCTCCTTGGTTGACCGGAATGATCTAGTGGAAACTGATTGTGATTCTATTGATAAACATCCACTTTTTATTACAATAGTGAATCTTGTACCTAGACTTGCAAAATGGTGTCTCCGCAAGCAAGAAGATAATGCTGAGAAATGCATCATTAATTACTTGAATCACAAGCTGCTG ATCCTGATGATCAGACTTGGTTCACTTACAGGTCTAGACTGTCGAATCCCTTTTTCTTGGATTGAACTCCTTCATAACTATTTTGAAGAGTTTTTGCAGCAACCCTTAACTCAATTTCACTCTGATCAAATTAATTGTCTGGAAGGCTCTCCATTTTTAGTGAGTTTGTCTGATGGAGAAGCAAGTTTGACACATTCTGACCACCTACAAAGACAAGCTGTTTACCTCTTACTGGCTTGTTCTTTCAGTTTGATCAGTCAAAGAGGAGAAAATGCAAACCACTGTACTTGTTCAACTTTGACCTCCTGTTTCACCACTAACCCAGATTCAGAGCATGATCACTTCTGCATGAAAAAGGGATTTCTAGAACTTTACAAGTGGATTCAAAGACATCTTCCTAGTTCAATCTCCACTAACCATGATAATTACTTGGAGATATGTATGGACTTCATGTCATCTTTCCTCCAGCTATATCTTCGTGAG GATGATCTATTGTTTGAAGTGCTTTTACTATTGTTTAGTATATCATCCTGTCTCCAGCAACA GTCTGAAAGAAAGGATGCTACTTATCAAGATGTAATGAAAGATTTTCCTTTTGCGTTGTCAGACATTATTAATCCAGTGTACCATTTCCATCTGTTCCTTTGCGAG ATACATTATGATCATCAAGTGCTTCTAGATTATCTCATTTCAAAAGATACTGGAATAAGCTGtgctaaatatcttttaag ATGCTTGCAGTTGATATGCAACTCATGGAAGTTATTTGTGGAATTTCCATTATTTGGAGAATTTTTGGATCAATCATCTtgcaagagaagaaaaattgtaGGGGATGGTCTGCAGTTGGTAGCAGATGGAATGCCTACGTCAGTTGACAACAGTGGAAGTACCATGTTGGTTATCAAGAATTATAAGGAAGATAATGGATGTGGCTTCAAGCGTTACAATATCAAACCATTTAAGAAAGCTGCTGAATGTTTATTATCTTTGAACAATTCTGTTTATAATCTTCATCAAAAGAAGTTGTTTCCTTATAATCCCGAAGTGCTTTTGAAACG TCTAAGAAGATTTCAAGAGTTCTGCTCTCAGGAAAAGGGATCCCATGGACTAAAAACTGAGTAA
- the LOC106767882 gene encoding salicylic acid-binding protein 2-like isoform X2: MSSEKIVVILIYCLSMMSSGDCKDRKHFVLVHGGCHGAWSWYKLKPLLECAGHNVTAVDLAASGINMCKIDNVNTLEDYNQPLLLLLARTPPNQKVILVGYSLGGLNQAQATDEYPQKVERNVFVAAFLPDTEHRPSYVLEKYVERTPTSAWMDSRFEPSGNKTSLLFGPMFLANKLYQRSPVKDLELAKSLVRPTSLFLEDLSRQKKFSKEGYGSVPRSYIVCTEDIAIPVDYQQWMIQNAAVNNVLTIKGADHMVMNSKPRQLFHALQEIANPSRKL; this comes from the exons ATGAGTTCAGAAAAAATTgttgtgattttaatttattgtttgagCATGATGAGTTCAGGAGATTGTAAAGATAGGAAGCATTTTGTTCTGGTGCATGGAGGTTGCCATGGAGCTTGGAGTTGGTACAAGCTGAAGCCACTCTTGGAATGTGCAGGTCACAATGTCACAGCAGTCGACCTTGCAGCTTCTGGCATCAACATGTGCAAAATTGACAATGTTAATACTTTGGAAGACTACAATCAGCCTCTGTTGCTGCTATTGGCCAGAACTCCCCCTAATCAGAAGGTCATTCTAGTTGGTTATAGCCTCGGAGGACTCAACCAAGCACAAGCCACAGACGAATATCCACAAAAAGTTGAACGTAATGTTTTCGTAGCAGCTTTTCTTCCTGACACAGAACACCGCCCTTCTTATGTATTAGAAAAG tACGTAGAGAGGACCCCCACGTCTGCATGGATGGATAGTAGGTTTGAACCAAGTGGAAACAAAACATCACTGTTATTTGGTCCCATGTTTTTGGCCAACAAGCTCTACCAACGATCCCCCGTTAAG GACCTTGAATTAGCCAAGAGTTTAGTAAGGCCAACATCACTCTTCCTGGAAGACTTGTCAAGGCAGAAGAAATTCTCGAAGGAGGGATATGGGTCAGTTCCACGTTCCTATATTGTCTGCACTGAGGACATTGCAATTCCTGTGGACTATCAACAATGGATGATCCAAAATGCCGCCGTCAATAACGTTCTCACTATCAAAGGCGCAGATCATATGGTTATGAATAGCAAGCCTCGCCAACTATTTCATGCTCTCCAGGAGATAGCAAATCCATCACGCAAgctttaa
- the LOC106767882 gene encoding salicylic acid-binding protein 2-like isoform X1 — protein MSSEKIVVILIYCLSMMSSGDCKDRKHFVLVHGGCHGAWSWYKLKPLLECAGHNVTAVDLAASGINMCKIDNVNTLEDYNQPLLLLLARTPPNQKVILVGYSLGGLNQAQATDEYPQKVERNVFVAAFLPDTEHRPSYVLEKYVERTPTSAWMDSRFEPSGNKTSLLFGPMFLANKLYQRSPVKGWIFQDLELAKSLVRPTSLFLEDLSRQKKFSKEGYGSVPRSYIVCTEDIAIPVDYQQWMIQNAAVNNVLTIKGADHMVMNSKPRQLFHALQEIANPSRKL, from the exons ATGAGTTCAGAAAAAATTgttgtgattttaatttattgtttgagCATGATGAGTTCAGGAGATTGTAAAGATAGGAAGCATTTTGTTCTGGTGCATGGAGGTTGCCATGGAGCTTGGAGTTGGTACAAGCTGAAGCCACTCTTGGAATGTGCAGGTCACAATGTCACAGCAGTCGACCTTGCAGCTTCTGGCATCAACATGTGCAAAATTGACAATGTTAATACTTTGGAAGACTACAATCAGCCTCTGTTGCTGCTATTGGCCAGAACTCCCCCTAATCAGAAGGTCATTCTAGTTGGTTATAGCCTCGGAGGACTCAACCAAGCACAAGCCACAGACGAATATCCACAAAAAGTTGAACGTAATGTTTTCGTAGCAGCTTTTCTTCCTGACACAGAACACCGCCCTTCTTATGTATTAGAAAAG tACGTAGAGAGGACCCCCACGTCTGCATGGATGGATAGTAGGTTTGAACCAAGTGGAAACAAAACATCACTGTTATTTGGTCCCATGTTTTTGGCCAACAAGCTCTACCAACGATCCCCCGTTAAG GGTTGGATTTTTCAGGACCTTGAATTAGCCAAGAGTTTAGTAAGGCCAACATCACTCTTCCTGGAAGACTTGTCAAGGCAGAAGAAATTCTCGAAGGAGGGATATGGGTCAGTTCCACGTTCCTATATTGTCTGCACTGAGGACATTGCAATTCCTGTGGACTATCAACAATGGATGATCCAAAATGCCGCCGTCAATAACGTTCTCACTATCAAAGGCGCAGATCATATGGTTATGAATAGCAAGCCTCGCCAACTATTTCATGCTCTCCAGGAGATAGCAAATCCATCACGCAAgctttaa